One segment of Anser cygnoides isolate HZ-2024a breed goose chromosome 37, Taihu_goose_T2T_genome, whole genome shotgun sequence DNA contains the following:
- the LOC136788450 gene encoding olfactory receptor 14A16-like, translating into MPNISSVSEFLLLPFADTRELQLLHFGLFLSIYMAAFLGNSLILTAVACDHRLHTPMYFFLLNLALLDLGTITTTVPKAMANSLWDNRAISYEGCAAQVFFLFFLLGAEYFLLTVMAYDRYIAICKPLHYGSLLGSRVCAQMAAAAWGSGFLNAVLHTANTFSLPLCQGNAVDQFFCEIPQILKLTCSHAYLREVGLLVFSLSLTFGCFVFIVVSYVQIFKAVLRMPSEQGRHKAFSMCLPHLAVVSLFVSTGFFAYLKPPSISSPSMDLLVSFLYSVVPPAVNPLIYSMRNQELKNAVRKLFAYMLLQHW; encoded by the coding sequence ATGCCCAACATCAGCTCagtgagcgagttcctcctcctgccattcgcagatacacgcgagctgcagctcctgcacttcgggctcttcctaAGCATCTATATGGCTGCATTCCTGGGCAACagcctcatcctcacagccgtagcctgcgaccaccgcctccacacccccatgtacttcttcctcctcaacctcgccctcctcgacctgggcacTATTACCaccactgtccccaaagccatggccaattccctctgggacaacagggccatctcctatgaaggatgtgctgcccaggtcttctttttattcttcttgctTGGAGCAGAGTATTTCCTCCTCACTGTCATGGCATACGaccgctacattgccatctgcaaacccctgcactacgggagtctcctgggcagcagagtttgtgcccagatggcagcagctgcctggggcagtggctttctcaatgctgtcctgcacacggccaatacattttccctgcccctctgccaaggcaatgctgtggaccagttcttctgtgaaatcccccagatcctcaagctcaCTTGTTCAcatgcctacctcagggaagttggacTACTCGTCTTTAGTCTTTCTTTAacatttggttgttttgttttcattgtggtgtcctatgtgcaaATCTTCAaggccgtgctgaggatgccctctgagcagggccggcacaaagccttttccatgtgcctccctcacctggccgtggtctccctctttgtGAGCACTGGCTtctttgcctacctgaagccacCCTCTATCTCCTCCCCATCCATGGACCTGctggtgtcatttctgtactcggtggtgcctccagcagtgaaccccctcatctatagcatgaggaaccaggaactGAAGAATGCAGTAAGGAAACTATTTGCATACATGCTTCTTCAGCATTGGTAA